The genomic stretch CGAGATCCACGGCCAGGGCCGTTTGTCCGCGCGCGTCGAGCCTGCCCTCGCGGCGCGGCCGGGCCGCGCGGGTCGGCTGCGGCAGTTCGATTTCGCAGGGGGTCGCGGGATGCAGGCAGGAGAGCCGCCAGCCCTTGTCCACGTCGTTCTGCCCCAGACGGGCGATTTCCTCCCGTCGAGGCGCGGGCGCGCTGCTGGTGAATCGCACGCGGCAGAGCCCGCATTTCCCCAGCCCGGAACAGAGCGGCACGTTTTCCCAGAGGCCGAGCAAAAATACGGCCTGCGCCAGGGTCTGGTTCGGATCCGTGGCGGTTTCCCGGCGGGTGCCTTCCGGCAGGGTGATGACGATGCGTTCCATTCGGGTTCCTTTATGGGGCGATTACCGTATCCCAGGGGCCCGGTGCTGTAAATGGGCGGTGCTTGGAGTCCCGGTGGCGGGCGGACGGGCACGGGCGGCGGAGCCGGAGGACGGCGTCCCCGACAGGCGTTTTCGCGTCCGGAGAGGGGTCAGCAGCGTTGCAGGCGTTGTATTGCGTCGTGCAGATGCGCGAGCCATATCTTGGACAATTCCGGATGCTCGGCAGCGCCGAGGAGCACCACTTCGCACTCCAGGCCGGCCTCCGTGAGCAGGCTTTCCCAGGATTCCGGCCGGTCCCCGGCCAGGTCGCGCAGGGCGTGCCAGCCCGCGCCGAACAGAAAGGGAAGCAGGGCGGCCTTGCGGATGCCCAGGCGCGCCAGCTTGTCGCGGGCTTCGAGGATTTCGGGACCGTCGATGGGCGCCACGAACACGAGAGGGTTGTGCTCCTGGAGCAATTCGTTGAGGGCGTCGTAATATTCGCTGCCCGGATGGCGGCTGCCGTGGCCCATGAAGAGCACGGCGCCCTCTTGGGGGGCGTGGCGTTCCGCGATGGTCAGCAGGGCCTTTGCAACGTGCTCCAGATCCTGCTCCCCGGCCAGGAGCGGAAAACCCACCTCGATGCGCTCGAAGCTTTCGTCGCGCAGGACCAGCTCGTTGGACAGGGACAGGATGTCGTGAAATTCCCGGCCCGGAATGACGTGCAGGGACTGAATGGCCACGCGGCGCAAGCCTTTGTCCGCGAGTTCTTCCAGGCGGGAGCGCAGGCCCGGAGCGGACTCGCCCTTTTCTTCCAGCATCTTGCGAACGTGCTGCGAAGTGTAGGCCACTTCGCAGGGCACGCCCGGATACTCGGCGCGGACCATGTCGCGGATGCGGCTCAGGGCGGCCTGGGCGTCGGGCTTGCGGGAGCCGTATGCGGCGAGAAGAATGGCGTAGTTCATGTATCGGGCGGCTCCGGAAGGGGCTCGGCCGGACTCAGGTCGCGGCGGGTTCCAGGCAGAAGGAGCGCAAAAGCGCTTCCACATCGACCACGAGGGCGTCGGATTCGCCCATCATGCCGAAGCCGAGGATGGGCAGGGAGAAGATTTCGCCCACGGGCAGCGTGAATTTGGTGATGACCACCTGCTGCTGGCGCAGAACCTCGTCCACGAGAATGGCGGTCTTGAGCTCGCCGACGCGGACGACCACGGCCTGGGCACGGGTCATGTCCTCGATATCCGTCGCGATGTCAAGGTAATCGCCCAGCCGGAGCAGGGTGTGCACCTCGCCCCGCACGTCCACGGTCTGCCTGCCGTCCGGCAGATCGACCATGTCGCGCTTGCGCGGCAGGTAGATCTCGACCACGTCCTGGCTGGGGATGATGAACAGTTCCTTGCCCAGGCGGCAGACCAGCGCTTCCACGATTCCCTCGTTGGCCGAGCGGGAAAGGGGAATTTCCAGGGTGAAGGTCGAACCCCGCCCGTATTCGCTGGCGATGTCGATCTCGCCGTCCAGGGTGTTGCGGATGACGTTGAGCACGGCGTCCATGCCCACGCCGCGACCGGACACGTCCGTGACCTTTTCCGCGGTGCTGAAGCCGGAGGTCAGGATGAGTCGGAAGATTTCGGATTCGCTGAGTTCCTCGTCCCCGGTGAGCAGCCCCTTTTCCAGGGCCTTGGAGCGGATGCGCTCCGGGTTCAGGCCGCGTCCGTCGTCGCGGATTTCGATGTAGGCGTTCTCCCCTCTGCGCGCGGCCGAGAGCCGGACTGATCCGGTAGGCGGCTTTCCGGCGGCCTCCCGTTCCTCCGGCATTTCGAGGCCGTGGTCCACGGCGTTGCGCAGCAGATGCACCAGGGGTTCGTTGAGGCTCTCCACGATGGTCTTGTCCAGGGCCAGGCTGTCGCCCAGGATCTCGAAGCTGATCTTCTTGCCCATTTTCTGGGCCAGGCTGTTCACGAGGCGGTGCATGGGCACGAAAATCTGCTTCAGCGGCACGAGGCGGACCGCGTTGACCTCGGTTTGCAGGTTGGTGATGATGATGTCCAGCTCGCGCAAGCTGCTGGCGGTTTGGCTGGCCCCGGTTCCCCCCGCCTGGGAGATGACCGCGTAGGTGACCATCAGCTTGCCGACCAGCTCGATGATCCTGTCCAGGCGCTCGGTGTCCACGCGGATGGAGGAAATGCTCGAAGCCTTGATGGCCTGGGCCGCGGCCTGCTGCTGCGTCTGGCCCTCGGATTCCGGTTGATCGGGCAAGGCTTCGCCGAGTTCGTCCGCTTCGGGTTCGGCGGCCACGGGTTTGGGGGCTATCGCCTCTTGCGGCGGTTCCGTCTGGACCTGGAGGGCGTTCATGGCCCCTTCTTCCAGAAGGCCGGACATGGCGAAGAGCAGCTTCTTGTACCCCTCGCAGATGCCCAGCAGGGCCGTGGTGATGTCGGCGCTGACCGGAGTGATGCCGTCCGCGAGCATGTCCATCAGGGCGATGACCTGCGCGGAGGGCAGCTTCACATGGGAGAGGCCAAGGCTGTCCAGGACGTCCTTGATGCCTGCGCCGCCGTTCTGCTCCGAATCCAGGATGCTGCGCTCGAATCCCTCGATGCATTTCTGGATGCTCTCGATCATGCGCTGCGCTCCCGGCGTGCCTGCTGCCGTTGCAGATAGGCCTCGAGGTTGGAGTAGCTTTCGAAATACCTGTCGAAGCCCCAGGCGTAAAAGGTGGCGCGGCAGGATCCGCGCATGCCCGCCGCTGCGAGCTGAAGCCGGGCGGCGTGGCCCGTGATGCTCTGCCAGACCGAGGAGCCCATGGTGCGTACCTCTTCCAGATCGAGAACGGCGTCCTCTCCGTCGGCGATCTTGCCCAGTTGCTCTCCGAGGGCCAGGCGATGTCCCTCCAGGTGCAGCCGGGGGCAGGTCACGCGGATGATGGAGTATCCGTCTTGGCGAACGAGCCTGAAGCAGTCCGCGCTGGGGGCGAGCTCCTTGCGCTTGCCTCCGGCCGCGTCGGCCAGAAGCTTCAGGATCTCGTCGGCTTCCTGCTGGTTCAGCGCCCCTTCCGTCCGGATTTGCTCCAGAACCTGGAAGATCGCGGTCACGCCGCGTCCTGCCAGGGCGAGGTTTCCCTCGTTGCACTCGATCTTTTCCGCCTGGAGAGCCTTGAGAAAGTCTTCGACCTTGTGGGTGAAGGAGGAGGCCGGCTCGAATCCGCTCATGAATCCGGCCACGCCCTTGATCGTATGGATCGGGCGAGCGAGGATCTCGATGCCTTCCGCGACGTTTCCGCTGTCGAGAAGTTCAAGTCCTTCGATGACTTGCGGATAGTACTTGTCGTTCACTTCCGCAAAAAATTCTTCGACCATGGGATCGATGGTCATGCGGATTCCTCGCTACTTGGCCAGCAGCCCGAGCTTTTCCAATTCGCCGTAGAGCTTGTCCTTGTCCACAGGCTTGACGATGTACCCGGAAGCTTCGCCGTCGTGGAATGATCGGATGACGGTCTTGGGGTCGTCGAGGGCCGTGGTCATGATCACCTTGACGGGATTGGCGATGTCCAGCTCGCGTTCCATGTCGCGGATACGCTCCAGAGCTTCCATGCCGTCCACTTCGGGCATCATGATGTCCATGAGGATCAGTTCGTATGGGTTGCCTTCCTTGTGGGCCAGGCGAAAGGCATCCAGGGCTTCCTTGCCGTTGACCACGACTTCGACCTCGAAGGCGGTGGTCAGGAAGGAGCGCAGAACTTTGCGACTCAGGAATTCATCTTCGACGATAAGCGCACGCATGTCGTCCTCGCGTCGATGGGAAAAAGTGTTGTTGCATCGTCAGCCACGTTATCAAAAAACAATGGGAATACAAAGGGGAAATTCGAAATCCCGTGCATCTTGCGCGCAAAGGCATAATCGGGTAGGCACGCGACATGCCACGAGAGATTACTCCCCAGCGGCTGGAGCGCATCCGCGACGTGTTGCGGCTCCGCCAAAAAGATCTGACCCTGATTATGGATAACATCTGGGATCCGCACAATGTTTCCGCTGTGCTGCGCAGTTGCGACGCCTTCGGCGTGCTCGGCGTTCATCTATATTATACGACTGCAAAGTGGCCCGATATCGGCAAAAAGTCTTCGGCATCGGCGCTCAAATGGGTCGACCGCACGCGCCACGACAGCGCGGCGGAAATGATAGGCGGGCTTCGTTCGCAGGGCTATCAGATTTTGCGGACGGGCTTCTCCGAGACGGCGCACGAACTCGCGGAATGCGATTTCACGCGGCCCACGGCGGTGATCCTTTCCAACGAGCATCGCGGCACCTCTCCGGAGCTTGCCGAACTCGTGCCCGACGAGATCTATATCCCCATGCGCGGCATGATCCAGAGCTTCAACGTATCCGTCGCCGCCGCCTTGATCCTCTACGAGGCGTCCAGCCAGCGCGACGCCAACTCCATGTACGACATCCCCTCCCTCAGCGATGAGGAACTCCTGGAATACGAGGCGCTCTGGCGCGAGCGCTAGCGCTACGGCATGGCGGCTCGGCGTTGCCTGCCGCCTTTGCCCGCGTCGGGTCCGCCCTTTTCGCGCGATGCGGGGCGGGCCGATTCGGCTTGCGGTTCATTCTTCGCAGGTTTGCGGCGGCAGCCCCTGAAGCAGGGCCTTGCGCCGGGCGAGCAGATCGGTCCAGAGCGTTTCCCGGTGCCTGTCGCCGAGCGCCTTGATCTCCTCGCGCCCGTACTTCCCCTCCAGCTTGATGCGGTTGCCGAAGACGTGGCCTATGCCCGCCAGGGTCTGGGCCTTGGCCAGGCTGGAGTGCTGGACGTGCCGCACGGCCAGTCGCCCTTCGTAGACCACCTTCATGCCGTTCAGCCCAACGCGCAGGTCGCGTTCCAGGTCGTCGAACTGGGTCGGAGAGAAGCGGATGTCGAAGTCTCCGGCCCGGCGCACCCCCTCCATGCTCAGCAGGTGGCAGCAGCCGGACACGGAAAGCGCCGGGCGACGGTAGCTGAAAAGCCCCAGGTCCAGGGCGTTGGCGCAATTGTCGAAGATCAGGATGTTGTCTTCGCGTTCCTGGAAGGTGGACGGACACTGGCCGGGAGGGAGCAGGTGGTAGTCCGCGGACTGGATGCAGGCGGGCGCCGAGGCCGAAATGATTCTGCACCCGGCCACGTCCGCGCCGCTTTCATCCATGGCCCTGCCGAGACGCACCAGCCAGTCCGCGGGCAGGAGCACGTCGTCGTCCAGAAAGGCGGCCCTGCGGCAGGCGCGGACTTCCGGCAGGGAGAGCAGCCAGTTCCGCGCGGCGGGCGCGCCCACGTTCACGGGCAGGCGCACGTCCAGGAAACGGCCCGGAGCGAACAGCGAACGGCAGCGGCGCACCGTTTCCGCAGTGGCGTCGGAGGAGCCGTTGTCCAGGGCCACGACCAGGGCGCGGCGCAGGTCGCTGGCCGCGAGGCTGCGCAGGGTCTGCTCCAGCAGTTCGGCCTTGTTCCATGAATAGACCAGGACGCAGGTGTCGGAATAATCCTCGTCCGAGGCCGGAACGGGCGGTTCGAGCAGATTGGAGAGCTTCAGGGTCAGCTGGGGATGCCAGGGCAGCCGTCGCCAGACGCCGGCGAGCAGCCGGATTCCTTCGGCCCGTTCATCCATGCGCAGGGGAAGCTCCGCGCGGAGATAGTCGGAGAAGGGGGACCAGAGTTCCGGGCTCAGCGCCTGCGCGTGGGCCAGGGCCTGCTTCGGGGGCAGGTAGTGCAGCGCCCACTCGGCCCGGAGCCGGTTCTTGAGCGGAAGCAGGTCGGGCTCCACGTCCGCGGCGTCCAGAAGCGAGGGGGGAAGATCCTCCCGCCCAAGACGCAGCAGCCAGTCCCAGGAGGCCGCGAGCCAGAAGATTCCTTCGCCGGGCTGGCGCACGCGCAGCAGCAGGTGCTTGAGCGCCAAGGCCTGTTCCCCGGCGTCCATGGCCGCGCGGAGCGGTTCGCTGTCCAGCGGGCGGGCCAGGGCCGCGTGCAGCTTTCGCAGGAAGCGGGGCAGCGGCGGGGTGAAGGGTTGCGTCCGGCCCGCTTCGAGTAGGGGCGTCAGGGCGTCGAGGCTCAGCGGGCGGCGCTGCCAATTCCAGAGCAGCAGCTCCCGCGCCGCCGGAAGCAGCGCGGGAGCGCGTTCGACGCCCATGCGCAACATGCCGTGCCCAAAAGCCAGGGCGGTGCGGTCCTCTTCGATGCCCAGGGGCCATGTCGGCGCGGCGGGCCGCAGGGTCTGGAGCACGGATTCTCCGAAGTCGGGATCGCAATGTATAGGGGATGCGGACATGCGGCCTCCTGTTACGGCTTGGTACGATATTTCGGATTCCTTGAAAAGCCGCTGACCCGGGAACTCTTTTCTGCTAGAGGGTTCCCATGCGAAGCGTACTTCAGACCCTGCGCGACGGCGGAGTGGTCATCTACCCTACGGAAACCCTCTACGCCCTCGGCTGCCACGGGCTTTCCAGGGATTCGGCGCTGCGGGTGCTGCGCATCAAGCAGCGGCCCGAAGCCAAACCCCTGCCCCTGATCATCGGGGCCCCGGACATGCTCGAACTGGTGGCCGAGGTCGTTCCCGACTGCGTCCGCGCATTGGCCGAAGCCTTCTGGCCCGGCCCGCTCTCCATTCTGGTCCGCGCCTGCGCCGAAGTGCCCAGGCCCATCCGCGACTCCCTCGGCTTCGTCTCGGTCCGCTGCACGCCGCATCCGCTGGCGGCGGCGCTCTCTCGCGAGCTGCATGCCCCGCTGGTGGCCACCAGCGCGAATTTCAGCGGGTGTCCCGCTGCGGGGAGGCCCGAAGAACTCGATCCGGACCTGATCGCCCGCGCGGACGCCGCGCTTCTGGCGCAGCCCTATCCCGAAGGGGGCGCTCCTTCCACCCTGGTCATGCCCCACCCGGACGGGCGCATTCAGGTTCTTCGTCACGGCGCAGTGCCGCTGTCCGCTCTTCATGCGCAAGGCTTCGCGTTTCTTGACGACTGAGCCGCGCCGCCTGTCGGGAAAAGAGAGCTTTACTGCGCCCGGTCATTTTGGCAAGCTGCGGAATCCTGATACGCTGTGAGACTGAATGAAACCAATGCCGGTTCCCAACATCCTTGTCATCGAGGACAGCAAGTCCGTTCAGGCGGAATTGGTGCGGCGCATTGAAAAGGATCTCCGGTTCAATGCCCAGGCCGTGGGCACCCTGGCCGCGGCGCGCACCGCCCTCGCGGAAGGCGAATGGTTTCTCGCCATCGTCGATCTGGCGCTGCCGGATTCGGACGACGGAGCAGTGGTGGACGCCGTGCTGGAGCACGGCCTGCCCTGTCTCGTGTTCACCTCGGACATCACCCAGGAAACCCGGCAGCGCATTCTGGCCAAGAGCGTGACCGACTACGTGGTCAAGAACCGTCACGCCGTGGACAATCTCGTGACCGCGGTGGGGCGGCTGCACCGCATTCGCGGACGCAAGGCCCTGGTGGTGGACGATTCCCGCTCCATGCGGCGCTATCTCAAAAACCTTCTTTCCCTGCATCTTCTGGACGTGGTCACCGTGGAATCGGGCGAGCAGGCTCTGGCCTTGCTCCAGGAGGATCCCCATTTCCTGCTGGCCGTGGTGGACTACGAGCTGGATGGCATGGACGGCGTGGAGCTGACCGTCAAGATCCGCGCCCGCAGGGAACTCAAGGATCTGGGGATCATCGGCATTTCTTCCTTCAGCGGCGAGCCGCTTTCAGTGCGGTTCATCAAGAACGGCGCCAATGATTTTCTTCGCAAGCCCTTCGAGCGGGAGGAATTCCAGGCCCGCATGTTCCAGCTGGTGGACACGGTGGAGCGGCAGCGACGCCTGCGGGAACTGGACGAAATCAAGAACCGCCTGCTCGGCATGGCCGCCCATGATCTGCGCAACCCCATCAACGCCGTGAACGGCTTCGCCGGCATCCTGCTCCAGACCGCCAAGAGCGCCCTGGACGAGAACCAGCAGAAAATGCTCGAATACATCCAGCTGGCCGGCTGGCAGATGAACGCCCTGGTCAGCGATCTTCTCGATATATCGGTCATCGAGAGCGGCAGGCTGGAGCTCTGCTGCCAGCAGGAGGACATCGCCTCGCTGATGGTCGAGCGCGTGGACATGGCCCAGCTGATGGCCGGGGACAAGAACATCGAGATCCGCATCGACCGCAACGAGGCCTTGTCCGCCAATGTGGACCGCCGCCGCATCGGACAGGTCATCGACAACCTGCTGACCAACGCCATCAAGTTTTCTTCCCCCGACACCCTGGTGAGCGTGGAGTCCTGGAGCGAGGACGAAAACGTCTGCTTCCAGGTTCGCGACCAGGGCCCGGGAATTCCCTCGACAGAACGCGACAAGCTTTTCGTCTCCTTCCAGAAGCTGACGAACCGGCCCACGGCGGGCGAGGTCAGCACCGGCTTGGGGCTGGCCATCGTCAAGAAGATCGTGGAGGCGCACCAGGGCCGGGTGCAGGTGGAAAGCGAGCGCGGCAAGGGAACCTGCTTTCGTGTTTGTCTGCCGCTGCAATCCCACTGCTGATGGAACCACATTGAGGGTTGAATTTTTTGAACCGGGTGCCGTTGCCCGGTTCAACTTTTTGTTCTACAGCAATCTTGGCGTGTTATGCGCTTGCGGCACCCCGGACAGAACTGGAGCGCGATTCTCCGGTATAAAAAATTGATCGGCTTTCATGGAGCGGCGGGCGGGGAATGGAATTTGTTTTCTTGCGCAATATCTTGATTATGCTCATCTTTCAACAAATAATGTCCAGGCCCTGAAGTCTGGCACGAAGACTGCTAATAACAAATTATCCTTCTTCTTTTGCAGACACAGTGTTCGAATGAGGCTCTCCGGGTGGTCCGGAGAGCCTTTTTCGTTTTTCGGTGGCGGGGATTGCGTAAATTTGAAGAACTCTTCGAAACAGATGCGCAATCGGTTGTCATCCGTAGACAGTATGCTATGAATAGAACCAGATGATCGTCGCGAGAATGCACGGCATGAAAAGCGGCGATTCGGGGGGCTTGGATGAAGACGGCGCGATCCTGCCCGCATTGTGGCCGGGAGGTGGAGTTTTATCGAAATCCGCTTCCGACCGTGGACGTGGTCATCCATGTGCCCGGTCGGGGGGTGGTGCTTGTGGAGCGCGCCAACGAGCCGCACGGCTGGGCCTTGCCCGGCGGTTTCGTGGACTACGGCGAAAGCTGCGAGGCGGCCGCCCTGCGCGAGGCGCGCGAGGAAACGAGTCTGGACGTGATCCTGACGGGTCTTGTGGGAGTCTATTCCGATCCGTTGCGCGACCCGCGCCACCATACCCTCAGCGTTGTCTACGCGGCCGCGGCTGCGGACCCTTCCCGGCTGAAGGCGGGAGACGACGCCGCCGGAGTGCGGATATGGCCCCTGGACGACCTGCCCTCCCTGGCATTCGACCACGCACGCATTCTTGAAGACTACCGCAGGAGCCTGCCCGGCGCCGCTGCGGACCTGAACCGGAGGCATGGGTGACGGACGAAACCACCAACAGGCCGC from Paucidesulfovibrio longus DSM 6739 encodes the following:
- a CDS encoding sirohydrochlorin cobaltochelatase gives rise to the protein MNYAILLAAYGSRKPDAQAALSRIRDMVRAEYPGVPCEVAYTSQHVRKMLEEKGESAPGLRSRLEELADKGLRRVAIQSLHVIPGREFHDILSLSNELVLRDESFERIEVGFPLLAGEQDLEHVAKALLTIAERHAPQEGAVLFMGHGSRHPGSEYYDALNELLQEHNPLVFVAPIDGPEILEARDKLARLGIRKAALLPFLFGAGWHALRDLAGDRPESWESLLTEAGLECEVVLLGAAEHPELSKIWLAHLHDAIQRLQRC
- a CDS encoding chemotaxis protein CheA, with the translated sequence MIESIQKCIEGFERSILDSEQNGGAGIKDVLDSLGLSHVKLPSAQVIALMDMLADGITPVSADITTALLGICEGYKKLLFAMSGLLEEGAMNALQVQTEPPQEAIAPKPVAAEPEADELGEALPDQPESEGQTQQQAAAQAIKASSISSIRVDTERLDRIIELVGKLMVTYAVISQAGGTGASQTASSLRELDIIITNLQTEVNAVRLVPLKQIFVPMHRLVNSLAQKMGKKISFEILGDSLALDKTIVESLNEPLVHLLRNAVDHGLEMPEEREAAGKPPTGSVRLSAARRGENAYIEIRDDGRGLNPERIRSKALEKGLLTGDEELSESEIFRLILTSGFSTAEKVTDVSGRGVGMDAVLNVIRNTLDGEIDIASEYGRGSTFTLEIPLSRSANEGIVEALVCRLGKELFIIPSQDVVEIYLPRKRDMVDLPDGRQTVDVRGEVHTLLRLGDYLDIATDIEDMTRAQAVVVRVGELKTAILVDEVLRQQQVVITKFTLPVGEIFSLPILGFGMMGESDALVVDVEALLRSFCLEPAAT
- a CDS encoding Hpt domain-containing protein produces the protein MTIDPMVEEFFAEVNDKYYPQVIEGLELLDSGNVAEGIEILARPIHTIKGVAGFMSGFEPASSFTHKVEDFLKALQAEKIECNEGNLALAGRGVTAIFQVLEQIRTEGALNQQEADEILKLLADAAGGKRKELAPSADCFRLVRQDGYSIIRVTCPRLHLEGHRLALGEQLGKIADGEDAVLDLEEVRTMGSSVWQSITGHAARLQLAAAGMRGSCRATFYAWGFDRYFESYSNLEAYLQRQQARRERSA
- a CDS encoding response regulator — encoded protein: MRALIVEDEFLSRKVLRSFLTTAFEVEVVVNGKEALDAFRLAHKEGNPYELILMDIMMPEVDGMEALERIRDMERELDIANPVKVIMTTALDDPKTVIRSFHDGEASGYIVKPVDKDKLYGELEKLGLLAK
- a CDS encoding TrmH family RNA methyltransferase, which codes for MPREITPQRLERIRDVLRLRQKDLTLIMDNIWDPHNVSAVLRSCDAFGVLGVHLYYTTAKWPDIGKKSSASALKWVDRTRHDSAAEMIGGLRSQGYQILRTGFSETAHELAECDFTRPTAVILSNEHRGTSPELAELVPDEIYIPMRGMIQSFNVSVAAALILYEASSQRDANSMYDIPSLSDEELLEYEALWRER
- a CDS encoding glycosyltransferase family 2 protein, with the protein product MSASPIHCDPDFGESVLQTLRPAAPTWPLGIEEDRTALAFGHGMLRMGVERAPALLPAARELLLWNWQRRPLSLDALTPLLEAGRTQPFTPPLPRFLRKLHAALARPLDSEPLRAAMDAGEQALALKHLLLRVRQPGEGIFWLAASWDWLLRLGREDLPPSLLDAADVEPDLLPLKNRLRAEWALHYLPPKQALAHAQALSPELWSPFSDYLRAELPLRMDERAEGIRLLAGVWRRLPWHPQLTLKLSNLLEPPVPASDEDYSDTCVLVYSWNKAELLEQTLRSLAASDLRRALVVALDNGSSDATAETVRRCRSLFAPGRFLDVRLPVNVGAPAARNWLLSLPEVRACRRAAFLDDDVLLPADWLVRLGRAMDESGADVAGCRIISASAPACIQSADYHLLPPGQCPSTFQEREDNILIFDNCANALDLGLFSYRRPALSVSGCCHLLSMEGVRRAGDFDIRFSPTQFDDLERDLRVGLNGMKVVYEGRLAVRHVQHSSLAKAQTLAGIGHVFGNRIKLEGKYGREEIKALGDRHRETLWTDLLARRKALLQGLPPQTCEE
- a CDS encoding L-threonylcarbamoyladenylate synthase → MRSVLQTLRDGGVVIYPTETLYALGCHGLSRDSALRVLRIKQRPEAKPLPLIIGAPDMLELVAEVVPDCVRALAEAFWPGPLSILVRACAEVPRPIRDSLGFVSVRCTPHPLAAALSRELHAPLVATSANFSGCPAAGRPEELDPDLIARADAALLAQPYPEGGAPSTLVMPHPDGRIQVLRHGAVPLSALHAQGFAFLDD
- a CDS encoding sensor histidine kinase — translated: MKPMPVPNILVIEDSKSVQAELVRRIEKDLRFNAQAVGTLAAARTALAEGEWFLAIVDLALPDSDDGAVVDAVLEHGLPCLVFTSDITQETRQRILAKSVTDYVVKNRHAVDNLVTAVGRLHRIRGRKALVVDDSRSMRRYLKNLLSLHLLDVVTVESGEQALALLQEDPHFLLAVVDYELDGMDGVELTVKIRARRELKDLGIIGISSFSGEPLSVRFIKNGANDFLRKPFEREEFQARMFQLVDTVERQRRLRELDEIKNRLLGMAAHDLRNPINAVNGFAGILLQTAKSALDENQQKMLEYIQLAGWQMNALVSDLLDISVIESGRLELCCQQEDIASLMVERVDMAQLMAGDKNIEIRIDRNEALSANVDRRRIGQVIDNLLTNAIKFSSPDTLVSVESWSEDENVCFQVRDQGPGIPSTERDKLFVSFQKLTNRPTAGEVSTGLGLAIVKKIVEAHQGRVQVESERGKGTCFRVCLPLQSHC
- a CDS encoding NUDIX domain-containing protein encodes the protein MKTARSCPHCGREVEFYRNPLPTVDVVIHVPGRGVVLVERANEPHGWALPGGFVDYGESCEAAALREAREETSLDVILTGLVGVYSDPLRDPRHHTLSVVYAAAAADPSRLKAGDDAAGVRIWPLDDLPSLAFDHARILEDYRRSLPGAAADLNRRHG